The genomic region CCCCGATGGTGGAGTCGTTGCCGATGGTGATGGGGCCGACGTGGAACCGGTCGCCGTCGACCCAGTGCCCGCACAGGTCGACCTCGGGTTCCACCGAGCTGCGGTGCCCGAGCGTGAGCATCCCGGTCACCGGCGGCGCCGAGTGCAGGTCCACCCCCTTGCCGACCTTGTTGCCCAGCGCTCGGGCGTAGTACACCAACCACGGTGCGCCTGCGAGGTTTTCGGCGCCGCTGGCCTCGGCCAGCCGTTCGGCCAGCCACACCCGCAGGTGCACCGGACCGCCGCGCGCGTAGGTGCCTGGGCGCAGCCCGCCCAGCAGCATCCGGGCGCACAGCGCGGCGATCCCCATCCGGCCCAGCGGGGTCACGAACAGCACGAAGCCGACGGCCACCAGCCACCAGCTGACCGGTCGGGTCCACGGGATGACCGGTGCGGCAAGGTTGTTCAGCAGAGCAAGCCACACCACCCACTGCATCGCCGACAGCGTCGCCAGCGGCACCAACAGCGCGATTTGGGCGGCCTGCGTCAGCGCCGACGTGGGTTTGACCTCGCGGGTCGCCACCACCGGCGGCGGGTCGAGCTCGTCGAGGAATCCGGCCAGTGAGCCCAGGCGAGGATGGTCGTAGAGGTCGCCGACGGTCACTTGCGGATAGCGTTTGCGCAGCGCGGCGACCAGTTGCGCCGCCGACAGCGAACCGCCGCCGAGGGCGAAGAAATCGGCCTCGGGACCGTCCACCGGGGCGCCGAGCACATCGCGCCACAACCCGGCGAGCCAGCCCATCGTGCCCGGCATGTCGACCGGGTCGTCGCCGGCACCGTCGACCGGCCACGGCAGCGCGTCGCGGTCGACCTTGCCCGACGTGCGGGTGGGCAGCTCGTCGACCAGCACCAGGCGCGGCACCAGCGCCGCGGGCAACGTCTCGGCCAGGGCCTCGCGGGCCTTGGCGAGGTCGAAGGACGGGTCGGCGCTGGCGATGTAGCCGACCAGCAGCGGGGTGCCGCCGGCGGTCCGGCGCACCGCGGCCGCGCCGCCGCTGACGCCGGGCAGGTTGACCAGCGCGGTGTCCACCTCGCCGAGCTCGATGCGCCGCCCGCCGACCTTCACCTGGTCGTCGGCGCGGCCGACGAAGTACAGGCCGTCGCGTTCCAGCCGCACCAGGTCGCCGCTGCGGTAGGCCCGCGACCAGCCCAGCGTCGGCATCGGCGCGTACTTCTCGGCGTCCTTGTCGGGGTCGAGGTAGCGGGCCAGGCCGACACCGCCGATGACCAGCTCACCGACCTCGCCGTAGTCGACCGGCACGCCCGCGCTGTCGACGACCGCCAGATCCCAGCCGGGCAGCGGCAGCCCGATGCTGACCGGGCCGCGGCCGTCGAGCCGCGCTGCGCACGACACCACCGTCGCCTCGGTCGGTCCGTAGGTGTTCCACACCTCGCGGCCGTCGACGGCCAGCCGTTCGGCCAGCTCCGGGGGACAGGCCTCGCCGCCGAAGATCAGCAGCCGCACCGCCTCCAGCGCCTCGGCCGGCCAGAGTGCCGCCAGCGTCGGCACCGTCGAGACCACCGTGATGTCGCGGGAGACCAGCCACGGGCCCAGGTCCATCCCGCTGCGCACCAGCGACCGCGGCGCCGGCACCAGGCACGCGCCGTGCCGCCAGGCCAGCCACATCTCCTCGCACGAGGCGTCGAAGCCCACCGACAACCCGGCCAGCACCCGGTCACCCGGGCCAAGAGGGTTGTCCTGCAGGAACATTCGTGCCTCGGCGTCGACGAACGCGGCCGCGCTGCGGTGGGTGACCGCGACACCCTTCGGGGTGCCGGTGGAGCCGGAGGTGAAGATGATCCACGCGTCGTCGCGGCCGATCGGCGCCGAGGCGCGCCAGCCGCGGGAGGAACCCGGGCCGCGGATCATCCCGGCCTCGGTGATGATCGCGACGACGCCGGCCTCGGTGAACACCAGGTCGGCGCGCTCCTGCGGGTCGTCGGCGTCGACGGGCACGTAGGCGGCGCCGGTGGCCAGGGTGGCCAGGATCGCGACGTAGAGCGCGTAGCTGCCCGACGGCATCCGGATGCCGATGCGGTCACCGCGGCCGATACCGCGGGCGGCCAGCCAGGCCACGCTGTCCTCGATGTCGGTGATCAACTCGGCGTAGGTGAGCGCGACGGTGCCGTCGTCGATCGCGGGCGCGTCGGGGTACCGGCGGGCGGTCTCGTAGAGGATGTCGATCAGGGTGCGGGGCGGTGGCGCCTGCCCGGACAGCTGGTACTGCGGTGGAAGCTCCGGCGCGGAGCCCTGCTGCTCCGGATAAGCGCGAAACTGCCCAGTCACGGCTACAAAGTTACTCAGCCGGGGCCACCGTGGCCGGTCCGCCGCACCGCCGGCGTGCAGCAGGTTTGAGTCGTCCGGTTTCGGTCATCCGGAGATACCTGGCAGAATCGCTCGGCGGAGGGGAGTATTCCTTCGCCGCGGCGTCGTCATCACGTCGACCGTCATCGGACGACCGGTGCTGCGGGCCGACACGGCGTTCGGTGGAAGAGACCTCCGGCGTTTTGACGACCGGAGGAAATCTGTGAACGTATCCACCCTGGAATGGGCGATCACGCTCAGCGTGACGATCCTCGTGCTGCTGTTCGACGTCATCGTCATCGGGCGGCGCCCGCACGAACCGACGCGGCGCGAGACCGGCACCTACCTGACGATCTACATCACCCTGGCCATCGCCTTCGGGGTGTGGGTGTGGTTCTTCCACGGCAGCCAGTTCGGGCTGGAGTTCTTCGCCGGCTGGCTCACCGAGTACAGCCTGTCCGTGGACAACCTGTTCATCTTCCTGATCATCATGGCCAGCTTCAACGTGCCGAGGAAGTACCAGCAGGAGGCGCTGCTGGTCGGCATCATCCTGGCCCTGATCTTCCGTGGCATCTTCATCGCGCTGGGCGCGGTGGCGATCAACCAGTTCTCCTGGATCTTCTACGTCTTCGGCGCGTTCCTCGTCTACACCGCGGTCAACCTGATCCGCGACACCGACCACGACGACGACGGCGACAACTTCGTGGTGCGGTTCGCCCGCAGGCGGCTGAGCATGACCGACCGGTGGGACAAGGGCCTGAAGCTGTGGATCAAGGAGGACGGCAAGCGTCTGATGACGCCGATGTTCCTGGTGATCGTCGCGCTGGGCACCACCGACCTGCTGTTCGCTCTCGACTCGATCCCGGCGATCTACGGCCTCACCCGGGAGCCGTACCTGGTGTTCACCGCCAACGTCTTCGCGCTGATGGGGCTGCGGCAGCTGTACTTCCTGCTCGGCGACCTGCTCAAGCGGCTGGTGTACCTGTCGCAGGGCCTGGCCATCATCCTGGCGTTCATCGGTGTGAAGCTGATCCTGCACGCGCTGCACGAGAACGAGCTGCCGTTCATCAACGGCGGCGAGCATGTGCCGGTGCCCGAGGTCCCGACGCTGCTCAGCCTCGGTGTGATTGTCGTCACCCTGCTGATCACCACGGCGGCCAGCTTGTACAAGACCAGGGTGCATGACGTGCGCAAAGCCGACTCCGAGGATTCGACGGGGACGTTGGATTCGCACTGATCGCAATAATCGACACCCGTCAACGCGGGGTCTAGCGTGCTGGTTGTGCGCGTATTCGTGACCGATGCCCCGGGCGGTGCCTGGGATGAACTGACCGACGGTGGTCCGCGACGCCCGGTCCGGGTGTCCGCGGCGGACCTGCAGGAGGCACGCCGGGTACGCGCGCGGATCCGGTCCCGCGCCGACGTGGCGGTTATCCTCGACGTCACCGTGGCCACCGTGGCCACCGCCGCGGAGTTCCGTTCGGCGACCGATGCGCTGGAACCGGTCGACGGGGTGCGCTACGCGGGCACCGTGGACGGCCTGGCCGGGTTGATCTCCGACCTCAAGCTCGCCGGTGTGGCCGACGGTGTGACCCTGGTGCCCGCCGCGCCGGACCAGGACGTGCACGCGCTCGGCCGCGCCGTGCTCGACAAACTGGCCTCACGCGCCGCCGCCAAGGCCTCCTAACCGGCCACTCAACGCCCCGGCACGCCCCCTCAAGTGCGGGTCATCACACCCAGTTGTCGAAACCGCCCTCCGGCCCGAGCATCCGCTCGAGCCGGGTGCGGTTGATCTTCGCGAGCTCGTTGCGCACGATCTTGCGCTCGGTCTCCAGGTCGTTGTGCAGCCGGTCGGTCATCGTCGCGAGCACCTGTTCGGCGTTGTAGCCGTTGATGAACATGACGAAGCCGAGCCCGAAGTGGTCGAGGTAGTCCTTTGACGCGGTGGCCAGCCGCTGCATCATCTCGGGCTGGTCGCACCAGATCGCGCACTGCTCGGCCGCCGACTTCTCGCTGCCCGGCCGCCTGCCCACATCGGGGTAGGCCTGCAGGATCGTGTCGACCGACTCCTCGCTGAGGTCGAACAGCAACTGATCGGCCGCACGGAACAGTGAGTCGTGGTTCGGGAACGGACGCAGTTTGGCCAGATCGGTGGCCAGCAGCACGCTGTAGCAGCACTCGAACACCGCGTGCACGGCCTTGCGCAGGGGCATTGCGTTGAACGCTTCCAGGCCGACCCCCTGATGCATCAACACACCAGGAATGATCGGCGGCCAAGGGCACGCCGACGTTACGCGACGTTACAACGAGGAAAAATCCCCGCCGGTACGGTCAGTGACCTGCGTTTTTGAACCGCTCGATGGACGCCTGCAGCTCGGCCTCGGCCTCCGCGCGGCCCACCCAGTCGGCGGCCTTGACGTACTTGCCAGGCTCGAGGTCCTTGTAGTGCACGAAGAAGTGCTTGATCGCGTCGAGCTCGGCCTGCGGCACGTCGCCGACGTCCTGGATATGATCCCAGCGGTGGTCGCCGTCGGGCACGCACAGCACCTTGTCGTCGCCGCCGGCCTCGTCGGTCATCTTGAACATCGCCACCGGCCGCACCTCCACGATGCAGCCCGGGAACACCGACTCCGGCAGCAGCACCAGCGCGTCCAGCGGATCGCCGTCCTCGCCGAGGGTGTCCTCGAAGAACCCGTAGTCCGTCGGATAGGCCATCGGCGTGTACAGATAGCGGTCCAGCTTGACCTTGCCGGTCTCGTGGTCGACCTCGTACTTGTTGCGCGAACCCTTGGGGATTTCGATCACTACGTCGAATGACACCGGCGTGGCTCCTTGCCCTGTACTCCGATCTGGGGGTCGTCTGTCGACGACGCTGGTCAACCTTAAACGAGCGATACGCTGCTCTACGGGGGCGGTCCAGATGAGCAGGAGATTTATGCGGCCAACGCGGTGGCGCCGGACGACGCATGTGGCGGTCGGCGCGGCGGTATTGCTGCTGGTCGCCGTCGTGGTGGCGGCCGCCGCCCTGTTCACCGGATCCGGCGACGACGTCGCAGTCCCACCGGCACCCGCGCCGGCCACCGCCAACCCCGCCGTCGTCCCGGTGGAGGACGGTGCGCCCAAACCCACCCGCGCCGGGCTGGCCGCGGCGCTGGCCCCGGCGCTGGCCGACCCGGATCTCGGCGACTTCACCGGCCGCGTCAGCGACGCGCTGACCGGCGCCGAGTTGTGGTCGCAAGGCGCCGACGTGCCCATGCAGCCCGCCTCGGTGAACAAGTCGCTGACCGCCGCGGCCGCGCTGCTCACCCTGGACCGCGACGCCCGGCTGACCACCCGGGTGCTGCGCGGCGACCGGCCCGGCCTGATCGTGCTCAAGGGCGGCGGCGACCCCACGCTGTCGGCGGCCCCGCCCGGCGAGGACACCTGGTACCGCGACGCCGCCCGCATCAGCGACCTCGCCGACCAGGTGCGCGCCAGCGGCGTCCCGGTGACCCGCGTCGCCGTCGACGTCAGCGCCTACACCGGGCCGACCATGGCGCCCGGCTGGGATCCGCTGGACATCGACTACGGCGACATCGCGCCGATCGAGCCGGTGATGCTCGACGCCGGCCGCACCCAGCCGGTCAGCTACGACTCGGTGCGCTCGCACACCCCGGCGCTGGACGCCGGCCGGGCGCTGGCCGCCGCCCTGAAGGTGGATCCGGCGACGGTGACCGTGCTGCCCCGCGCCGCCACCGGCGAGGAGATCGCCGCCGTGCAGTCCCCGCCGCTGATGCAGCGGCTGCGCGACATGATGAACTTCTCCGACAACGTGATGGCCGAGACGATCGGCCGCGAGGTGGCCGCCGCGGCCGGTCGCCCGCAGAGCTTCGACGGCGCCGTGCGCGCGGTGCTCGACGCGCTGAAGGACGCCGGCATCGACACCGCCCGCGCCCGGCTGTTCGACTCCAGCGGCCTGTCGGTCGACGACCGGCTCACGGCCAACACGCTCGACAGCCTGGTGCAGGCCGCCGCAGGCAGCGGCCATCCCAGGCTGCGCCCGCTGGTCGACCTGCTGCCGGTCGCCGGCGGCAGCGGCACCCTGTCCAACCGCTACCTCGACCCCGAGCCGCTGCGTCGGGCCGCCGGCTTCCTGCGCGCCAAGACCGGCTCGCTGACCGGCACGAACACGCTGAGCGGCATCGTCACCGACGCCAGCGGGCGGGTGCTGACCTTCGCGTTGATCTCCAACAACGCGGGCCCGACCGGACGCATCGCGCTGGACAACGTCGCCGCGGTGCTGCGCTCGTGTGGGTGCGGCTCATGAGCACACAGTCGTCGCCGACGGTCGGGCGCGCCGTGGACTGGAAGTTCGCGGCGACGGTGGGGGAGAAGCTGGCCCGGCCGGGCCCGGCGGCCACCGCCTACACCCGCAACCAGGCCATCGAACAGCTCGCCGAGGCATCCAAGTCCGCGGAGCTGCCGGTGCGCGAGGTGACCGGGCTGGCCGAGGGCGGCGAGATCCCCGACGCGCGTATCGTGGACCGCCCGCAGTGGATCCGGGCGGCCGCCCGCTCGATGCGGGCGATGACCGGCGGCGACGACGAGCCCCGCGGCGCGATCACCGGCCGGATCACCGGCGCGCAGACCGGTGCGGTGCTGGCGTTCGTCTCCTCGGGCATCCTGGGCCAGTACGACCCGTTCGGCCCCGACGGCGGTGAGCTGCTGCTGGTCTACCCGAACGTGATCGCCGTGGAACGTCAACTTCGGGTGCGGCCCTACGACTTCCGGCTGTGGGTGTGCCTGCACGAGGTCACCCACCGGGTGCAGTTCCGCGCCAACCCGTGGCTGGCCGAGCACATGTCCCGCGCGCTGGCGGTGCTGACCGAGGACAACACCGACGACATCACCGCGGTGGCCTCACGGCTGGCCGACTTCGTCCGCAACCGCTCCAACAGCGCTGCGGCCGAACCGAATTCGACCGGCATGATCGGCCTGCTGCGCGCGGTGCAGTCCGAGCCGCAACGGGAGGCGCTGGACCAGCTGCTGGTGCTCGGGACGCTGCTGGAGGGCCACGCCGACCATGTGATGGACGCCGTCGGCCCTGCGGT from Mycolicibacterium phlei harbors:
- a CDS encoding Pls/PosA family non-ribosomal peptide synthetase yields the protein MTGQFRAYPEQQGSAPELPPQYQLSGQAPPPRTLIDILYETARRYPDAPAIDDGTVALTYAELITDIEDSVAWLAARGIGRGDRIGIRMPSGSYALYVAILATLATGAAYVPVDADDPQERADLVFTEAGVVAIITEAGMIRGPGSSRGWRASAPIGRDDAWIIFTSGSTGTPKGVAVTHRSAAAFVDAEARMFLQDNPLGPGDRVLAGLSVGFDASCEEMWLAWRHGACLVPAPRSLVRSGMDLGPWLVSRDITVVSTVPTLAALWPAEALEAVRLLIFGGEACPPELAERLAVDGREVWNTYGPTEATVVSCAARLDGRGPVSIGLPLPGWDLAVVDSAGVPVDYGEVGELVIGGVGLARYLDPDKDAEKYAPMPTLGWSRAYRSGDLVRLERDGLYFVGRADDQVKVGGRRIELGEVDTALVNLPGVSGGAAAVRRTAGGTPLLVGYIASADPSFDLAKAREALAETLPAALVPRLVLVDELPTRTSGKVDRDALPWPVDGAGDDPVDMPGTMGWLAGLWRDVLGAPVDGPEADFFALGGGSLSAAQLVAALRKRYPQVTVGDLYDHPRLGSLAGFLDELDPPPVVATREVKPTSALTQAAQIALLVPLATLSAMQWVVWLALLNNLAAPVIPWTRPVSWWLVAVGFVLFVTPLGRMGIAALCARMLLGGLRPGTYARGGPVHLRVWLAERLAEASGAENLAGAPWLVYYARALGNKVGKGVDLHSAPPVTGMLTLGHRSSVEPEVDLCGHWVDGDRFHVGPITIGNDSTIGARTTLLPGAVVGKNADVAPGSAVVGKVKNRQYWKGSPAAKSGKARHPWPDHRPPRAPLWVAVYGVSSLLLGGLPLVALAAGLAVIGYGVRDTTSVVDAIGPATLWTPAATVVAVLTYAALTVLGVRALSLGLREGYHPVRSRIGWQIWATERLMDAARTYLFPIYASLLTPWWLRALGAKVGRGTEISTALLTPKFTVVEDGAFLADDTMVASYELGGGWIHVAKATIGKRAFLGNSGITQPGRRVPDDGLVAVLSAAPHKAKRGSSWLGSPPVRLRRKPTAADALRTFHPSGRLKLLRGLVETCRITPLIVTFAIGVAVLLTLQWLAVETGWGWAAAAGGLVLLAAGAAAGLVAVIAKWVVVGRIRPGEHPLWSSFVWRNEVSDTFVETVAAPWFARAATGTPVMNLWLRGLGARIGRGVWCETYWLPEADLVTLGRGATVNRGCVVQTHLFHDRIMRMDTVVLEDGATLGPHCVALPAARIGAAATVGPASLVMRGDEVPPSTRWQGNPIAPWPTPRRKRRRDQAPSTEEPAA
- a CDS encoding TerC family protein, whose amino-acid sequence is MNVSTLEWAITLSVTILVLLFDVIVIGRRPHEPTRRETGTYLTIYITLAIAFGVWVWFFHGSQFGLEFFAGWLTEYSLSVDNLFIFLIIMASFNVPRKYQQEALLVGIILALIFRGIFIALGAVAINQFSWIFYVFGAFLVYTAVNLIRDTDHDDDGDNFVVRFARRRLSMTDRWDKGLKLWIKEDGKRLMTPMFLVIVALGTTDLLFALDSIPAIYGLTREPYLVFTANVFALMGLRQLYFLLGDLLKRLVYLSQGLAIILAFIGVKLILHALHENELPFINGGEHVPVPEVPTLLSLGVIVVTLLITTAASLYKTRVHDVRKADSEDSTGTLDSH
- a CDS encoding 2-oxo-4-hydroxy-4-carboxy-5-ureidoimidazoline decarboxylase — translated: MLMHQGVGLEAFNAMPLRKAVHAVFECCYSVLLATDLAKLRPFPNHDSLFRAADQLLFDLSEESVDTILQAYPDVGRRPGSEKSAAEQCAIWCDQPEMMQRLATASKDYLDHFGLGFVMFINGYNAEQVLATMTDRLHNDLETERKIVRNELAKINRTRLERMLGPEGGFDNWV
- a CDS encoding inorganic diphosphatase codes for the protein MSFDVVIEIPKGSRNKYEVDHETGKVKLDRYLYTPMAYPTDYGFFEDTLGEDGDPLDALVLLPESVFPGCIVEVRPVAMFKMTDEAGGDDKVLCVPDGDHRWDHIQDVGDVPQAELDAIKHFFVHYKDLEPGKYVKAADWVGRAEAEAELQASIERFKNAGH
- the dacB gene encoding D-alanyl-D-alanine carboxypeptidase/D-alanyl-D-alanine endopeptidase, translated to MRPTRWRRTTHVAVGAAVLLLVAVVVAAAALFTGSGDDVAVPPAPAPATANPAVVPVEDGAPKPTRAGLAAALAPALADPDLGDFTGRVSDALTGAELWSQGADVPMQPASVNKSLTAAAALLTLDRDARLTTRVLRGDRPGLIVLKGGGDPTLSAAPPGEDTWYRDAARISDLADQVRASGVPVTRVAVDVSAYTGPTMAPGWDPLDIDYGDIAPIEPVMLDAGRTQPVSYDSVRSHTPALDAGRALAAALKVDPATVTVLPRAATGEEIAAVQSPPLMQRLRDMMNFSDNVMAETIGREVAAAAGRPQSFDGAVRAVLDALKDAGIDTARARLFDSSGLSVDDRLTANTLDSLVQAAAGSGHPRLRPLVDLLPVAGGSGTLSNRYLDPEPLRRAAGFLRAKTGSLTGTNTLSGIVTDASGRVLTFALISNNAGPTGRIALDNVAAVLRSCGCGS
- a CDS encoding zinc-dependent metalloprotease, which produces MSTQSSPTVGRAVDWKFAATVGEKLARPGPAATAYTRNQAIEQLAEASKSAELPVREVTGLAEGGEIPDARIVDRPQWIRAAARSMRAMTGGDDEPRGAITGRITGAQTGAVLAFVSSGILGQYDPFGPDGGELLLVYPNVIAVERQLRVRPYDFRLWVCLHEVTHRVQFRANPWLAEHMSRALAVLTEDNTDDITAVASRLADFVRNRSNSAAAEPNSTGMIGLLRAVQSEPQREALDQLLVLGTLLEGHADHVMDAVGPAVVPTVATIRRRFDERRKHRQPPLQRLARALLGIDAKLLQYTRGKAFVDHVVATVGMERFNVIWTGPETLPLPTEIDEPQRWIDRVL